The nucleotide window GCTTTGTCTTTGCTATGATCGGCTTGCCGTCTTTGCCTTTCCACGCTGTGCCTATGCCCATGTACGTCATGGCTATAGCTATCAACGGGTTGAGGTAGTTCAGAAAAGCATACGGCAGGTAGTCCATCGTCGAGACTCCGAGCGTGGTGCTTTGATACGCGCCGCATGTGTTCCAAGGTACAAGAGCGGATGTGAGGGTGCCAATGTCCTCAAGCGTCCTCGACAACATGCGCGGATGAAGCCCCTGGTCGTCGAAGGTTTTTTTAAACATGCGACCCGGAAGAACGAGCGCGAGATATTGGTCGGAAGCGATCACGTTCGTTGTTAGGCTAGCGACCGCCACGGCGACCACGCATCCGCCAACGGTACGTACTCTCTTCATTATGACTTGAAGCAGTGACTTCAGAAAACCGCACTTGTCCAGCACGCCGCCGAATAGCAACGCGCATATGATAAGAGCGACCGTCCATGTCATCGACAATAGCCCGCCTCGCGCCAAAAGCTCGCTTAAGACTGACGCCGCGTTAAGAATGGAGTCCGTGGAGAAGGAATCGAGGCCACGCTCCACCATCAGATTCGTTAAACCGGGTAAATCCTCGGAGAGTTTCACTATTTGAGCCGGCAGATTCGGAGTGTAGCCGTTCTGCATCACGTCGAAGAGAGTCCCAAACGAATTTCCATGAAAGATGGCGAGCGCCATGCCAGCAAGCACTCCGCTGAAGATGCTCGGTAGCGCTGGTTTGCCGGAAGCCGCCAGCACGATGACGAGGATCGGCGGGATGAGAGCGATTGGGGAAATGGGAAACTCCACTTTCATCAACGCCTGAATAGCCTGTACTTTTTCCGCATCGAGTGACTCAGGCGCATACCCCATCCCCAGAATAGCAGCTAGTAGTAAGACGATTACGTAAGTGGGCCCAGTCGTCCAGAACATTGCCCTTATGTGTTGGAAAATATCTGTTCCCGCCATTGCTGGAGCAAGGTTTGTGGTGTCTGAGAGCGGGGACATTTTATCACCGAAATAAGCGCCTGAGACTATAAAACCTGCCGCTACCGGGCTCGGAATGTCCAGTCCGGCCGCGATCCCCATCAGCGCGACACC belongs to Synergistaceae bacterium and includes:
- the nhaC gene encoding Na+/H+ antiporter NhaC, which encodes MMDNGENVEVKSGREPTLFETLTIIAIAAILIILSVRYWKTDVHISLVLSGAITAAMAMFILKYPWKVIEEGALGSIFMGMQAILILLTVGILIGTWILSGVVQTMIYYGLETLKPSVFLVATLLICSIVSLSTGTSWGTSGTVGVALMGIAAGLDIPSPVAAGFIVSGAYFGDKMSPLSDTTNLAPAMAGTDIFQHIRAMFWTTGPTYVIVLLLAAILGMGYAPESLDAEKVQAIQALMKVEFPISPIALIPPILVIVLAASGKPALPSIFSGVLAGMALAIFHGNSFGTLFDVMQNGYTPNLPAQIVKLSEDLPGLTNLMVERGLDSFSTDSILNAASVLSELLARGGLLSMTWTVALIICALLFGGVLDKCGFLKSLLQVIMKRVRTVGGCVVAVAVASLTTNVIASDQYLALVLPGRMFKKTFDDQGLHPRMLSRTLEDIGTLTSALVPWNTCGAYQSTTLGVSTMDYLPYAFLNYLNPLIAIAMTYMGIGTAWKGKDGKPIIAKTKPADL